From the genome of Helicobacter pylori:
TTCCTTAAAGCCTTGTAAAAGATCGCTTGAAAACCCTAAAGTCATTGACGCTAGGGAATTGCTTTCTGGGTTTGTAACAGCCCCACAAATCTTTTGCTCTAACCGCCATAATATTTTATACATCCGCAGTTTTAAAAACGGGTTTGTTTTGAGTCATTTAAAATGATTCCAAAACCCCAAAGATAGTTTTTAAGTGTCGTTGGCATTAAACACAAACACGATATAATTATAAAACGATACGAAAACCTAAATTAAGGGGAAGTCATGGCTGATAGTTTAGCGGGCATTGATCAAGTTACGAGTTTGCATAAAAATAACGAGTTGCAATTGTTGTGTTTCAGGCTGGGTAAAAACAAGGATTTGTATGCGGTCAATGTCTTTAAGATCCGTGAAGTGGTGAAATACCATGGCAATCTCACCATCATCAGCCACGAAAACAATTCGCTCGTTGAGGGGCTAATCATTATAAGAGAGCTCACCATTCCCTTGATTGATATGAAAAAATGGTTTTATTATGACAGCCAGAACAAAAGCAAGGATTTACGCCCTTACAGGATAGAAAAAGAAAAAGGCGAAGACGATATTGTTATGATTTGTGAGTTTTCTCGCTGGACCATAGGGGTTAGGATCTATGAAGCGGATAGGATTTTGAGCAAGAAATGGACTGAAATGGAGCAAAGCACTGGGCTAGGGGGATCTGCTGGGAATAACAAACTCGTGAGCCGCACGCGCTATTTTGACGGGCGCTTGGTGCAAGTGGTGGATATTGAAAAAATGCTTATAGATGTGTTCCCTTGGATTGAAGATGAAAAACACAGCGATTTAGAGACGCTCTCTAAAATCCATTCTAACCAATGCGTTTTGCTCGCTGATGACTCCCCAAGCGTTTTAAAAACCATGCAAATGATTTTAGACAAGCTAGGCGTCAAGCATATAGATTTTATCAATGGTAAAACCTTATTAGAGCATTTATTCAACCCCACAACCGATGTGAGCAACATTGGTCTTATCATTACCGATTTAGAAATGCCAGAAGCGAGCGGTTTTGAAGTGATCAAACAGGTTAAAAACAATCCTTTAACTTCAAAAATCCCTATCGTGGTCAATTCTTCTATGAGCGGGAGCTCTAATGAAGACATGGCCAGGAGTTTAAAGGCCGATGATTTCATCTCCAAATCTAACCCCAAAGACATACAGCGAGTGGTTAAGCAATTTTTGGAATCAGCATGAAAAAATACAGCGCTATCCCCACCCCTTGCTATGTGCTAGAGAGCGAACGCTTAGAAAAAAACGCTAAGATTTTAGAAATCGTGCGCCAACAAAGCGGGACAAAGGTTTTGCTCGCTTTAAAGGGGTATGCGTTTTGGCGTGAGTTTGGGATTTTAAGGCAAAAATTGAACGGGTGTTGCGCAAGCGGTCTTTATGAGGCTAAGCTCGCTTTTGAAGAATTTGGGGGGCGAGAGAGCCATAAGGAAATTTGCGTTTATAGCCCGGCTTTTAAAGAGGCTGAAATGAGCGCGATTTTACCCCTAGCGACAAGCATCATTTTCAACTCTTTTTACCAATACGCCACCTATAAAGACAGGATTTTAGACAAAAACAAGCAATTAGAAAACTTGGGCTTAAGCCCCATTAAAATGGGTTTGAGGATAAACCCTCTCTATAGCGAAGTAACCCCAGCGATCTATAACCCATGCTCTAAAATGAGCCGGTTAGGGATTACGCCTAGCGGATTTGAAAAAGGGGTGAAAGAGCATGGCTTAGAGGGGGTGAGCGGGTTGCACTTCCATACGCATTGCGAGCAAAACGCTGACGCTTTGTGCCGGACTTTAGAGCATGTAGAAAGGCATTTCAAGCCCTATTTAGAAAACATGGCGTGGGTGAATTTTGGTGGGGGGCATCATATCACTAGGAGCGATTACGATGTGAATTTGCTCATCCAAACGATTAAGGATTTCAAAGAGCGTTATCATGATATAGAAGTGATTTTAGAGCCTGGGGAAGCCATAGGGTGGCAATGCGGGTTTTTAATCGCAAGCGTGATAGATATTGTTCAAAACGATCAAGAAATTGCGATCTTAGACGCTTCTTTTAGCGCTCACATGCCCGATTGCTTAGAAATGCCTTATCGCCCCAGTATCCTTAAAATTTCCGTAGAAAACGATGAAGAAATTATTGAAATGGAAAAGGGCGAAAATCAAGGGGCGTTTTCTTATTTTTTAGGCGGCCCTACTTGTTTAGCGGGGGATTTTATGGGGAGCTTTAGTTTTGAGAAGCCTTTAAAAAGGGGCGATAAAATCGTGTTTCAAGACATGCTCCATTATACGATTGTCAAAAACAACTCGTTTAATGGCGTGCCGCTCCCAAGCCTGGCTAAAATAGATTCGCAAGGTTTTAAGATCCTCAAAAGCTTTTCTTATGAAGATTATAAAAACAGGAATTAAAGCTTTTGATTAAGGCTTTTGGGGCTTGTAAAAAGGCTTACGCACAACATTCCAACACCAAGCCCGGCCAACACCGCGCCAATGGTGTGCATGTCTAAATAGATGCGAGCGAGCATGGTTAAAGGGATTAAAGGCAAGAGCCACAAGT
Proteins encoded in this window:
- the nspC gene encoding carboxynorspermidine decarboxylase produces the protein MKKYSAIPTPCYVLESERLEKNAKILEIVRQQSGTKVLLALKGYAFWREFGILRQKLNGCCASGLYEAKLAFEEFGGRESHKEICVYSPAFKEAEMSAILPLATSIIFNSFYQYATYKDRILDKNKQLENLGLSPIKMGLRINPLYSEVTPAIYNPCSKMSRLGITPSGFEKGVKEHGLEGVSGLHFHTHCEQNADALCRTLEHVERHFKPYLENMAWVNFGGGHHITRSDYDVNLLIQTIKDFKERYHDIEVILEPGEAIGWQCGFLIASVIDIVQNDQEIAILDASFSAHMPDCLEMPYRPSILKISVENDEEIIEMEKGENQGAFSYFLGGPTCLAGDFMGSFSFEKPLKRGDKIVFQDMLHYTIVKNNSFNGVPLPSLAKIDSQGFKILKSFSYEDYKNRN
- the cheV1 gene encoding chemotaxis protein CheV1, whose translation is MADSLAGIDQVTSLHKNNELQLLCFRLGKNKDLYAVNVFKIREVVKYHGNLTIISHENNSLVEGLIIIRELTIPLIDMKKWFYYDSQNKSKDLRPYRIEKEKGEDDIVMICEFSRWTIGVRIYEADRILSKKWTEMEQSTGLGGSAGNNKLVSRTRYFDGRLVQVVDIEKMLIDVFPWIEDEKHSDLETLSKIHSNQCVLLADDSPSVLKTMQMILDKLGVKHIDFINGKTLLEHLFNPTTDVSNIGLIITDLEMPEASGFEVIKQVKNNPLTSKIPIVVNSSMSGSSNEDMARSLKADDFISKSNPKDIQRVVKQFLESA